A window from Flavobacterium sp. 83 encodes these proteins:
- the radC gene encoding DNA repair protein RadC, which yields MSENSFFPITNWSEDDKPREKLMLKGKSVLSDAELIAILIGSGSRNESAVDLSKRILASVNNNLNALGKLSISQLTNFKGIGEAKAISIIAALELGRRRRAEEAVELTKITSSKTIFEIMQPIIGELPHEEFWIVYLNNSNKVISKSQLSKGGITGTLVDVRLVFKTALEMGATGLILCHNHPSGTLIPSDADKQITRKLKLAGDSLEIKVLDHLIVTEASYFSFVDEGIF from the coding sequence ATGTCTGAAAATTCTTTTTTCCCAATAACGAATTGGTCCGAAGACGACAAACCACGAGAAAAACTAATGCTCAAAGGCAAAAGTGTTTTGAGTGATGCAGAGCTGATCGCTATTTTGATTGGCTCAGGAAGTCGAAACGAATCGGCAGTAGATTTGAGTAAAAGAATTTTAGCTAGTGTAAATAATAATTTGAATGCGTTAGGGAAATTATCGATTTCTCAATTGACAAATTTTAAAGGTATAGGCGAGGCCAAAGCAATTTCGATTATTGCTGCTTTAGAATTAGGAAGACGAAGAAGAGCAGAGGAAGCAGTAGAATTGACAAAAATTACTTCCAGTAAAACAATTTTTGAAATCATGCAGCCTATTATTGGTGAATTACCACACGAGGAATTTTGGATTGTATATTTGAATAATTCAAACAAAGTCATTTCAAAATCGCAATTGAGTAAAGGCGGGATTACTGGTACGTTAGTTGATGTAAGATTAGTTTTTAAAACGGCGCTTGAAATGGGAGCAACAGGATTAATATTGTGTCACAATCATCCTTCGGGAACATTAATTCCCAGCGATGCCGATAAACAAATTACACGGAAGCTCAAGTTAGCAGGTGATAGTTTGGAAATTAAAGTATTAGATCATCTTATTGTGACGGAAGCTAGTTATTTTAGCTTTGTTGACGAAGGCATATTTTAG
- a CDS encoding GNAT family N-acetyltransferase — MNSKIKITKTTSENPDFIKLIAALDKSLWERYPELKTNYWGNNVIELNPNVVIMYRDNQPVACGCFKKYDKNTIELKRMFVSPEARGMGLAKKIIQELELWAHDLGFSFSVLETLYKQNEAIGLYQKVGYAIVDNYVPYVGLENSICMKKQI; from the coding sequence ATGAATAGCAAAATAAAAATTACTAAAACTACGAGTGAAAATCCAGATTTTATTAAACTCATCGCTGCTTTAGATAAAAGTTTATGGGAGCGTTATCCGGAGTTAAAAACTAATTACTGGGGGAATAATGTCATAGAATTAAATCCCAATGTTGTTATTATGTATAGGGATAATCAACCTGTTGCCTGTGGTTGTTTTAAGAAATATGATAAAAATACGATTGAATTAAAGCGTATGTTTGTTTCTCCTGAAGCAAGAGGAATGGGTTTGGCTAAAAAAATAATACAAGAATTAGAGCTTTGGGCGCATGATTTAGGTTTTTCATTCTCAGTCTTAGAAACGTTATATAAACAAAACGAAGCCATTGGGTTGTATCAAAAAGTAGGCTATGCTATTGTTGATAATTATGTACCTTATGTAGGTTTAGAAAATAGTATTTGCATGAAAAAACAAATTTAA
- the murC gene encoding UDP-N-acetylmuramate--L-alanine ligase, whose protein sequence is MRTHFIAIGGSAMHNLALALHNKGYQVTGSDDAIFEPSKSRLDKKGILPPELGWFPEKITSNIEAVILGMHAKADNPELLKAQELGLKIFSYPEFLYEQSKNKTRVVIGGSHGKTTITSMILHVMHYHNIAVDYMVGAQLEGFDTMVHLTEENDFIVLEGDEYLSSPIDRRPKFHLYQPNIALISGIAWDHINVFPTYENYVEQFEIFIGKITNGGILVYNENDSEVKRVAEAAINPIRKLAYHTPKYTVSDGVTLLETPEGDMPIEVFGAHNLNNLAGAKWICQNMGVDEADFYEAIASFKGASKRLEKIAESKTKVAYKDFAHSPSKVAATTKAVKEQYPNRTLIACLELHTYSSLNAEFLKEYEGALEYADIAVVFYSPDAVKIKQLEEVTYEQIANAFNRKDLIIYTNPQDFKNYLFNLNLENSALLLMSSGNYGGLNFDEVKELMK, encoded by the coding sequence ATGCGTACACATTTTATAGCTATTGGTGGAAGTGCCATGCACAATCTAGCTTTAGCATTACACAACAAAGGATACCAAGTTACAGGAAGTGATGATGCAATTTTTGAACCATCAAAATCAAGGTTAGATAAAAAAGGAATTTTGCCTCCTGAATTAGGTTGGTTTCCTGAAAAAATTACCTCAAATATTGAAGCAGTAATTCTAGGAATGCATGCCAAAGCTGATAATCCAGAACTGTTGAAAGCCCAGGAATTAGGTTTGAAAATATTTTCATACCCTGAGTTTCTTTACGAACAATCCAAAAATAAAACACGTGTTGTGATTGGTGGTTCTCATGGGAAAACAACCATAACTTCAATGATTCTTCATGTAATGCATTACCATAACATTGCAGTAGATTATATGGTTGGTGCACAACTGGAAGGATTTGATACAATGGTACATCTTACTGAGGAGAATGATTTTATTGTTTTAGAAGGAGATGAATATTTATCTTCGCCGATAGACAGAAGACCAAAATTTCATTTGTACCAACCCAATATTGCTTTGATTTCTGGAATAGCTTGGGATCATATTAATGTTTTTCCAACGTATGAAAATTATGTGGAACAGTTTGAGATTTTTATTGGAAAAATTACCAATGGTGGGATTTTGGTTTACAATGAAAATGATTCTGAAGTGAAACGTGTTGCCGAAGCCGCCATAAACCCAATCCGAAAATTAGCGTATCATACACCAAAATATACCGTAAGCGATGGTGTTACACTTCTAGAAACTCCTGAAGGTGATATGCCTATAGAAGTTTTTGGAGCACATAATCTTAATAATTTGGCTGGAGCTAAATGGATTTGCCAGAATATGGGCGTTGATGAAGCCGATTTTTATGAGGCTATTGCCAGTTTTAAAGGTGCTTCCAAACGATTAGAAAAAATTGCCGAAAGTAAAACTAAAGTAGCGTATAAAGATTTTGCACATTCGCCAAGTAAAGTAGCAGCAACTACAAAAGCAGTAAAAGAGCAATATCCAAACAGAACTTTGATAGCTTGTTTAGAGTTGCATACCTATAGTAGTTTGAATGCTGAATTTTTAAAAGAATATGAAGGTGCATTAGAATATGCAGATATAGCAGTTGTTTTCTATTCACCCGATGCAGTTAAAATTAAACAACTGGAAGAAGTAACTTATGAGCAAATTGCGAATGCATTCAACAGAAAAGATTTAATCATTTATACCAATCCTCAAGATTTTAAAAATTATTTATTCAACTTAAATCTTGAAAATTCAGCTTTATTATTAATGAGTTCTGGGAATTACGGTGGATTGAATTTTGATGAAGTTAAGGAATTGATGAAATAG
- a CDS encoding lipopolysaccharide assembly protein LapB, whose translation MKQLLVAFLLFPLMIWSQSSFDAAEKLFKEEKFDQARPIFENFLKSNPSNLKTIEYLGDIAGRNKSWDTAINYYKKLKQLKPSEANYYFKYGGVLGMKARQVSKFKALGMIDEVKESFEKALVFNPKHIEARWALIELYIQLPGIVGGSESKAIKYSNELMRLSPVDGYLSRGHIDEYFKRYKVAEQQYRKAITVGGSKVCYQMLANLYKNKMGDPEKSKSVLEEYKNKKG comes from the coding sequence ATGAAACAATTACTAGTAGCCTTTTTGTTATTTCCACTGATGATTTGGTCTCAATCCAGTTTTGATGCTGCAGAAAAATTATTCAAAGAAGAAAAATTTGATCAAGCACGGCCCATTTTTGAAAACTTCCTAAAAAGTAATCCGTCAAATCTTAAAACTATAGAATATTTAGGAGACATAGCGGGGCGAAATAAATCTTGGGATACAGCGATTAACTATTATAAAAAACTAAAGCAATTAAAACCTTCAGAAGCCAATTATTATTTTAAATATGGTGGGGTATTAGGAATGAAAGCAAGACAAGTGAGTAAGTTTAAAGCGCTTGGAATGATTGATGAGGTTAAAGAATCTTTTGAAAAAGCATTAGTTTTTAATCCAAAACATATTGAGGCACGTTGGGCACTGATTGAATTGTATATTCAATTGCCTGGAATCGTTGGGGGTAGTGAGTCTAAAGCGATAAAGTATTCAAATGAATTGATGCGATTGTCTCCTGTGGATGGTTATTTGTCTAGAGGGCATATTGATGAATATTTTAAAAGATATAAGGTTGCTGAACAGCAATATAGAAAAGCTATAACTGTAGGCGGATCAAAAGTTTGTTATCAGATGCTCGCTAATTTATACAAAAATAAAATGGGTGATCCTGAAAAATCAAAATCAGTTTTAGAAGAATATAAAAATAAAAAGGGATGA
- a CDS encoding UDP-2,3-diacylglucosamine diphosphatase — translation MKRKRKIPLVVLSDVHLGTYGCHAKELLQYLKSINPQTLVLNGDIIDMWSFTKSYFPASHMNVLRQIIKMSNQGTRVIYITGNHDEALRKYSDFILGNFELADKLILDLDGKKTWIFHGDVFDSSTKGYAKILAKLGGKGYDLLILINSLINWFLVLLGKEKRSYSKMIKDSVKKAVSFVSNFETTAAEIAIQKKYSYVVCGHIHKPQMKEVENEHGKVMYLNSGDWVENLTALEYKREKWQIYQYKKADYLHHDSNEDKIFNDNDIVTKILS, via the coding sequence ATGAAAAGAAAAAGAAAAATTCCTTTAGTCGTATTAAGTGATGTACACTTAGGAACATACGGCTGTCATGCTAAAGAGTTATTGCAATATTTAAAATCAATAAATCCACAAACATTGGTTTTAAATGGAGACATCATCGATATGTGGAGTTTCACCAAAAGTTATTTTCCAGCCTCTCATATGAATGTCTTGAGACAAATCATAAAGATGTCAAATCAGGGAACTCGTGTTATTTACATTACTGGGAATCACGATGAAGCTTTACGAAAATACTCTGATTTTATTTTAGGAAATTTTGAATTGGCAGATAAATTAATCCTGGATTTAGACGGAAAGAAAACCTGGATCTTCCACGGAGATGTTTTTGACTCCTCTACGAAAGGTTATGCTAAAATATTAGCCAAACTTGGTGGAAAAGGATACGATTTATTGATTTTAATCAATAGTCTTATTAATTGGTTTTTAGTGCTTTTAGGAAAAGAGAAAAGAAGCTATTCAAAAATGATCAAAGACAGTGTCAAGAAAGCAGTTTCGTTTGTATCGAATTTTGAAACTACCGCTGCAGAAATAGCCATTCAAAAAAAATATAGTTATGTGGTTTGCGGACATATTCATAAACCTCAAATGAAGGAAGTCGAAAACGAGCACGGAAAAGTTATGTATTTAAACAGTGGCGATTGGGTTGAAAATCTTACCGCATTAGAATACAAAAGAGAAAAGTGGCAAATTTATCAATATAAAAAAGCGGATTATTTACATCATGATAGCAACGAAGACAAAATTTTCAATGATAATGATATTGTTACTAAAATTTTATCCTAG
- a CDS encoding glycosyltransferase family protein: MKIFYAIQATGNGHISRAIQLYPYLQKFGEVDFFMSGNNASLEVNLPIKFKSDGCSLHYSKCGGLNYWDIAKNIKPKQIYKDANSLPMKNYDVIINDFDSITSLACKLQKVHSIQFGHQASFISPLTPRPEKKSLMGEMILKHYAPSPKHIGLHFDKYDSFILPPIIKDEIVNAVPKNKGHITVYLPSFQKDCLEEAFNKLPNFTFHWFLNDIKTKHTIKNVTYFPVNQEYFNKSLINCEGIITGGGFETPAEALYLGKKILSIPIRKHYEQECNAAALKKLGVPVLYDVADDFYLIIENWFDSHINYPKIQANNIPETLQFLFDTYNS; this comes from the coding sequence ATGAAAATATTTTATGCTATTCAAGCGACTGGCAATGGTCATATCAGCAGGGCGATTCAACTGTACCCTTATTTACAAAAATTTGGTGAAGTTGATTTTTTTATGAGTGGTAACAATGCCAGTCTAGAGGTCAATTTGCCAATAAAATTCAAAAGTGATGGCTGTAGTTTACATTACAGTAAATGTGGCGGTTTAAATTATTGGGATATTGCCAAAAACATCAAACCAAAACAAATCTATAAGGATGCAAATTCTTTGCCAATGAAAAACTATGATGTAATCATCAATGATTTTGATTCAATTACTTCTCTGGCATGTAAATTACAAAAAGTACATTCGATACAATTTGGCCATCAAGCCAGTTTTATATCCCCTTTGACTCCCAGACCCGAAAAAAAGAGTCTTATGGGAGAAATGATTCTCAAACATTATGCACCTTCTCCAAAGCATATTGGATTGCATTTTGACAAATACGATTCTTTTATACTTCCTCCAATTATCAAAGATGAAATTGTAAATGCCGTACCAAAAAACAAAGGTCATATTACCGTTTATTTACCTTCTTTTCAAAAAGATTGTTTGGAGGAAGCATTCAACAAGCTTCCGAACTTCACTTTTCATTGGTTTTTGAACGATATTAAAACTAAACACACGATAAAAAACGTCACTTACTTCCCCGTTAATCAAGAGTATTTCAATAAAAGTCTTATAAATTGTGAAGGAATCATTACTGGCGGAGGATTTGAAACACCTGCTGAGGCATTATATCTAGGAAAAAAAATACTCTCTATTCCTATTCGGAAGCATTATGAACAGGAATGTAATGCTGCTGCTCTCAAAAAATTGGGAGTTCCTGTCCTTTATGATGTTGCGGATGATTTTTATTTAATAATAGAAAACTGGTTTGATTCCCACATAAACTATCCAAAAATACAAGCCAATAATATCCCCGAAACCTTGCAGTTTTTATTTGACACTTATAACTCTTGA
- the obgE gene encoding GTPase ObgE: MTEGNFVDYVKIYVSSGKGGKGSTHLHREKFIEKGGPDGGDGGRGGHVYLVGNKGLWTLFHLKFARHIKAGNGGDGSGDRSTGADGDDKFIEVPLGTVVKDKETGEILFEITEDGEKQILSRGGKGGLGNWHFRSSTNQTPRYSQPGLPGAEMDVILELKVLADVGLVGFPNAGKSTLLSVLTSAKPKIADYPFTTLKPNLGIVAYRDFQSFVIADIPGIIEGAAEGKGLGHYFLRHIERNSTLLFLVPVDTPDIKAEYDILVNELTKYNPEMLDKERLLVISKCDMLDDELKAELKTELDVAFKDIPYMFISSVAQQGLTELKDKLWKMLND, from the coding sequence ATGACTGAAGGGAATTTTGTAGATTACGTTAAAATATATGTTTCTTCCGGAAAAGGAGGAAAAGGATCTACGCATTTGCATAGAGAAAAATTTATTGAAAAAGGTGGGCCAGATGGTGGTGATGGAGGTCGTGGAGGTCATGTTTATTTAGTTGGAAACAAAGGTCTTTGGACATTGTTTCACCTTAAATTTGCCCGACATATCAAAGCCGGTAATGGTGGAGATGGTAGTGGCGATCGAAGTACTGGAGCTGATGGAGATGATAAATTCATTGAAGTTCCGCTGGGAACAGTTGTGAAAGATAAAGAAACAGGAGAAATATTATTTGAAATTACCGAAGACGGTGAAAAACAAATACTTTCTCGTGGTGGAAAAGGTGGTTTAGGGAACTGGCATTTTAGAAGTTCAACTAATCAAACACCTAGATACTCACAGCCAGGTTTGCCAGGTGCAGAAATGGATGTTATTCTTGAACTAAAAGTATTAGCCGATGTAGGTTTAGTGGGTTTTCCTAATGCAGGAAAATCAACATTGTTATCCGTATTGACTTCAGCTAAACCAAAAATTGCTGATTATCCGTTTACAACTCTAAAGCCTAATCTTGGAATTGTAGCCTACAGAGATTTCCAATCTTTTGTAATTGCTGATATACCAGGAATTATTGAAGGTGCTGCCGAAGGAAAAGGTCTTGGTCATTATTTCTTGCGACATATTGAACGTAATTCAACGTTATTGTTCTTAGTTCCAGTGGATACGCCAGACATCAAGGCGGAATACGATATTTTGGTAAACGAATTGACTAAATACAATCCTGAAATGCTTGACAAAGAGCGTTTGTTGGTGATTTCAAAATGCGATATGCTCGATGATGAGTTAAAAGCAGAATTGAAAACAGAATTAGACGTTGCTTTCAAAGATATTCCATATATGTTTATTTCATCTGTAGCTCAACAAGGTTTGACTGAATTGAAAGACAAATTATGGAAAATGTTGAATGACTAG
- a CDS encoding hemolysin family protein — MEILIIFFLILLNGVFSMSEIALISARKNRLETAAKKGNKSAKIALDLANSPNKFLSTVQIGITLIGILTGIYSGDKITKDVEAFIFGFEMIRPYAHSVAVGIVVVILTFFSLVLGELLPKRIGLNHPESIAKAVALPMKVVSIVTAPFIWMLTTSTDFLLDILKIKPTADGKVTEEEIKAIIKEGTEGGEVQEIEQDIVERVFHIGDRKINSLMTHRKSVVFLPLRSDREQVKEFMLKELHSIYPVYGENYDDIVGVVNLKNIFSHFENENFNLAAIMTEAPFMMEQTTAYIALENFKKTGIHYAFVSDEYGVFQGVITLNDILEALVGDASDFYKDDFQLIEREDGTWLVDGHYSLHDFLTYFELDELINDYEVTTVSGLIMTELSHIPKQGEKLIWQKFELEVIDMDGVKIDKVMVKALKG; from the coding sequence TTGGAAATACTAATAATATTTTTTCTAATACTATTAAATGGGGTTTTCTCTATGTCAGAAATCGCATTGATTTCAGCACGAAAAAATAGATTAGAGACCGCAGCAAAAAAAGGAAATAAAAGCGCTAAAATCGCATTGGATTTAGCCAATTCTCCAAATAAGTTTTTGTCAACCGTACAAATAGGAATAACACTCATAGGGATTCTTACTGGTATTTATAGTGGTGATAAAATAACCAAAGATGTTGAAGCGTTTATATTTGGATTTGAAATGATAAGACCTTATGCGCATTCTGTTGCGGTAGGTATAGTTGTAGTAATCTTAACTTTTTTCTCTTTGGTTTTAGGAGAGTTATTACCTAAAAGAATAGGATTGAATCATCCGGAATCTATTGCCAAAGCTGTGGCATTACCCATGAAAGTAGTATCAATTGTTACGGCGCCATTTATTTGGATGTTGACTACTTCAACTGATTTTTTATTGGATATTTTAAAAATAAAACCAACAGCCGACGGTAAAGTAACCGAAGAAGAAATAAAAGCCATTATAAAAGAAGGTACTGAAGGTGGAGAAGTACAGGAAATTGAACAAGATATTGTAGAGCGTGTTTTTCATATTGGAGACCGAAAAATAAACTCCTTGATGACGCACAGAAAGTCAGTAGTTTTTTTACCTTTGCGTTCTGATAGAGAACAGGTTAAGGAGTTTATGCTAAAAGAGTTGCATTCTATTTATCCTGTTTACGGTGAGAATTATGATGATATTGTTGGAGTCGTTAATCTGAAAAATATTTTTTCCCATTTTGAAAATGAAAACTTCAATTTAGCAGCTATAATGACTGAAGCTCCTTTTATGATGGAGCAAACTACTGCTTATATCGCCTTAGAAAATTTCAAAAAAACGGGTATTCATTATGCATTTGTCTCTGATGAATACGGTGTTTTTCAAGGCGTAATTACTTTGAATGATATTCTGGAAGCCTTGGTAGGAGACGCCTCTGATTTTTATAAAGATGATTTTCAGCTGATTGAAAGAGAAGATGGGACTTGGCTGGTTGACGGGCATTATTCGTTACACGATTTCTTGACTTACTTTGAATTAGATGAATTGATCAACGATTATGAAGTAACTACGGTCAGTGGATTGATAATGACGGAACTCTCTCATATTCCTAAACAAGGGGAGAAATTAATTTGGCAAAAATTTGAGTTGGAAGTCATTGATATGGATGGCGTGAAGATTGATAAAGTGATGGTTAAAGCCTTAAAAGGTTAA
- a CDS encoding adenylate kinase gives MTNIVLFGKPGAGKGTQAEFLKEKYKLTHISTGDVFRFNLKNDTELGKQARVFMDAGDLVPDELTTKMLIDEVNKHPDTNGILFDGYPRTISQAKDLDLFLTSIGSQVAATIALEADDEILIARLLERGKTSGRIDDQDEEKIRNRYQEYNEKTAPLMDYYQEQGKFHAVNGIGSIAEITERVSNVIDNL, from the coding sequence ATGACTAACATTGTTTTATTTGGAAAACCAGGTGCAGGAAAAGGAACTCAAGCAGAGTTTTTAAAAGAAAAATACAAATTAACACATATTTCTACTGGAGATGTATTCCGTTTTAATTTAAAAAACGATACAGAATTAGGGAAGCAAGCAAGAGTTTTCATGGATGCTGGAGATTTAGTGCCGGATGAATTGACCACTAAAATGCTAATTGATGAGGTAAATAAACACCCGGACACAAATGGGATTTTGTTCGACGGTTACCCAAGAACAATTTCACAAGCTAAGGATTTAGACTTATTTCTTACTTCAATAGGTTCTCAAGTTGCTGCAACAATTGCACTAGAAGCCGATGATGAAATCTTGATTGCAAGATTACTTGAAAGAGGAAAAACAAGCGGTAGAATTGATGATCAAGACGAAGAAAAAATCAGAAATCGCTACCAAGAATATAATGAAAAAACAGCCCCTTTAATGGATTATTATCAGGAGCAAGGAAAATTTCACGCAGTAAATGGGATAGGTTCAATCGCTGAAATTACTGAAAGAGTAAGTAACGTTATTGATAATTTATAG
- the hpt gene encoding hypoxanthine phosphoribosyltransferase, with translation MIQLHDKQFVPFISAKEIDFAITKMVAQIEDDFADEIPVFVGVLNGSFMVVSDFMKLYKKPCEVSFIKMASYEGTSSTNEVKQLIGLNQDLTGRTVIIIEDIIDTGNTLVELKQLFKKQNVKHFKIATLFFKPEAYTKDIKIDYIGIRIPNKFIVGFGLDYDGLGRNLPEVYKLKE, from the coding sequence ATGATACAACTTCACGATAAACAATTTGTTCCGTTTATTTCTGCCAAAGAAATCGACTTTGCAATCACAAAAATGGTTGCTCAAATAGAAGATGATTTTGCGGATGAAATACCAGTATTTGTAGGTGTCTTGAATGGTTCTTTTATGGTGGTTTCTGATTTCATGAAACTGTATAAAAAGCCATGTGAGGTGTCTTTTATAAAAATGGCCTCTTATGAAGGAACTTCTTCAACAAACGAAGTGAAACAACTGATAGGATTGAATCAGGATTTAACTGGACGCACCGTTATTATTATAGAAGATATTATTGATACTGGAAATACTTTAGTAGAACTAAAACAATTATTCAAAAAACAAAATGTAAAGCATTTTAAAATAGCCACACTTTTCTTCAAGCCAGAAGCATATACCAAGGACATAAAAATAGATTATATTGGAATTAGAATTCCAAATAAATTTATTGTAGGGTTTGGATTGGATTATGATGGTTTAGGAAGAAATTTACCAGAAGTATATAAATTAAAAGAATAA
- a CDS encoding DUF1800 family protein, with translation MASLNPNTTVLGVKNAKHLLRRATFVYSKVLIDQYSKLTPNQALDLLLADNSLTVNLPYDPLPLTAPDGYWTESTNLATTFPDQNRKATIVTGWWWYNSVNNPTLKFKLSHFLSTRFTVIKNTDLSGSATEFYDYIRLLLFYSYGNYKKLAKKMTLNNSMLNFLNNTSNIKSSPNENYAREFLELFTIGKGIQIAAGNYTNYTESDIVQAARILTGFKRKGDRSIIDSETGIPKGYNQFSDHNITSKTFSGAFNNKIITSASDAASMDIELDNYIEMVFNQPATAKNICRKIYTYFVKSIISAEIENDIIIPLAQDLYDNGYEIIPIIRKLLESQHFYDLDDANTTDETIGGIIKSPIQQLSEICTYLQAIIPDPKVKPLEFYNTFWYLFAYNMFLTSSNMGLFNPENVAGHAAYYQAPDYDKNWISSSTLIAKYRLGESLLDGVNRISGNTTIAAKINISDVLKNTEIVSNPSDPITLTSELCNALFAQEANTDRINYFMNSFLLQGLSNYYWTEAWNNFISTNNSSVVESRLKLLVTKILRAPESQMF, from the coding sequence ATGGCTTCTTTAAATCCAAATACAACAGTTTTAGGTGTTAAAAATGCTAAACATTTATTGCGAAGAGCAACTTTTGTGTACTCCAAAGTCTTGATAGACCAATATTCTAAATTAACTCCAAATCAAGCTTTGGATTTATTATTAGCTGATAATTCACTCACCGTTAATTTACCTTACGACCCTCTACCATTGACCGCTCCCGATGGTTATTGGACTGAATCAACAAATTTAGCTACTACATTTCCTGATCAAAATAGAAAAGCAACAATTGTAACGGGTTGGTGGTGGTATAATTCCGTAAATAATCCAACACTTAAATTTAAACTTTCTCATTTTTTATCAACTCGATTTACCGTAATAAAAAATACTGATCTATCTGGATCAGCAACAGAGTTTTATGACTACATTCGATTGCTTTTATTCTATTCTTATGGGAATTATAAAAAATTAGCAAAAAAAATGACTCTAAATAACTCCATGCTTAATTTTTTAAATAATACCTCTAATATAAAATCCTCTCCAAATGAAAATTATGCGCGTGAATTTCTAGAATTATTCACAATCGGTAAAGGTATTCAAATTGCTGCTGGAAACTACACTAATTATACTGAGTCAGATATTGTTCAAGCAGCACGAATTTTAACAGGATTTAAAAGGAAAGGAGATCGCTCTATAATTGATTCTGAAACTGGAATCCCCAAAGGATACAATCAATTTTCTGATCACAACATTACTTCTAAAACATTTAGTGGTGCTTTTAACAACAAGATAATCACTTCAGCAAGTGATGCTGCTTCGATGGATATCGAATTAGATAATTATATTGAAATGGTTTTTAACCAACCGGCAACTGCTAAAAATATTTGCAGAAAAATATATACTTATTTTGTAAAAAGTATCATTTCCGCTGAGATAGAAAACGACATCATAATTCCTTTGGCTCAAGACCTCTATGATAATGGTTATGAAATTATTCCAATAATTAGAAAATTACTAGAAAGTCAACATTTTTATGATTTGGATGACGCTAATACTACTGATGAAACTATTGGAGGAATAATAAAATCTCCCATTCAGCAACTATCCGAAATATGCACGTATTTACAAGCTATAATCCCTGACCCGAAAGTTAAGCCATTGGAATTCTACAATACTTTTTGGTATCTTTTTGCTTACAATATGTTTTTAACAAGTTCCAATATGGGATTATTTAACCCTGAAAATGTCGCTGGCCATGCCGCCTATTATCAGGCTCCTGATTATGATAAAAACTGGATATCTTCCTCTACCTTAATTGCAAAATACCGTTTAGGAGAATCCTTACTTGATGGCGTAAACAGGATTAGTGGCAACACTACTATTGCTGCTAAAATAAACATTTCAGACGTATTAAAAAATACTGAAATTGTATCAAATCCTTCAGATCCTATTACATTAACTTCAGAGTTATGCAATGCACTTTTCGCTCAAGAAGCAAATACTGATCGTATTAACTATTTTATGAATTCTTTCCTCCTACAAGGCCTTTCTAATTATTATTGGACCGAGGCCTGGAATAATTTTATTAGCACCAATAATAGCTCGGTCGTAGAATCTCGACTAAAGTTATTAGTAACCAAAATATTAAGAGCTCCCGAATCTCAAATGTTTTAG